A window of Rhododendron vialii isolate Sample 1 chromosome 11a, ASM3025357v1 contains these coding sequences:
- the LOC131307687 gene encoding putative F-box/kelch-repeat protein At1g12870 isoform X1, with product MDQDQSVASTSWHLLREDVIDEILSRLPVKSLIQFKSVCKRWHALPTNPNFIASHLRHVNTPDRLVSWNGNHDGLIVEHDAFHVFTECEFERYFQPVNLYFGFDRKPDLVLGPCEGIFCLHWRPNSAICSRVGSNVERLPTIALLNPATRAFGILPVSKFDVPPYRKVAYSMVGFNFDLTTKSIKVVRVVNFQGEKVTRNAFINCAEVYELGSGSWRVLNVDDIVQEVYVSNEAIISMYNHNDGVFHWHSLPNDRARGVDNDYVFGS from the exons ATGGATCAG gaTCAATCGGTGGCAAGCACTAGCTGGCATCTTCTTCGTGAAGATGTAATTGATGAAATTCTTTCGAGATTGCCCGTCAAATCTCTAATTCAATTCAAGAGTGTTTGTAAAAgatggcatgctcttcctacaAACCCGAACTTTATTGCCTCACATCTGAGACATGTTAATACTCCCGATAGGCTGGTCAGTTGGAATGGTAACCATGACGGTCTGATAGTTGAGCATGATGCCTTTCATGTATTCACAGAATGTGAGTTCGAACGTTATTTCCAGCCTGTGAATCTTTATTTTGGATTTGACAGGAAACCAGATTTAGTTTTGGGTCCCTGTGAAGGCATATTTTGTTTACACTGGCGGCCAAATAGTGCTATTTGTTCTCGAGTTGGATCTAATGTCGAGCGGCTACCAACTATTGCCCTCTTGAACCCTGCAACTAGGGCATTTGGCATTCTCCCAGTGTCCAAGTTTGACGTCCCACCATATAGGAAGGTGGCTTATTCCATGGTTGGGTTTAATTTTGATCTCACAACGAAAAGTATCAAGGTAGTTAGAGTTGTAAATTTCCAGGGGGAGAAAGTTACCCGAAATGCTTTCATTAATTGTGCTGAAGTTTACGAATTGGGTTCTGGTTCTTGGAGAGTTCTCAATGTGGATGATATTGTCCAAGAGGTATATGTATCGAATGAAGCAATCATCAGCATGTACAATCACAATGATGGTGTTTTTCATTGGCACTCACTCCCCAATGACCGTGCACGCGGCGTTGACAACGACTATGTATTTGGGAGCTAG